One Cyclopterus lumpus isolate fCycLum1 chromosome 7, fCycLum1.pri, whole genome shotgun sequence DNA window includes the following coding sequences:
- the mfsd2al2 gene encoding sodium-dependent lysophosphatidylcholine symporter 1: METLSAKGSGGIPLARKVCYAVGEVPYQITTAALNVSLQIFLLDVVQMEASYVSMILFVSRAWDAVTDPLVGYLVSCSNWTPVGKLTPWLILSTPFGVLFYLLLWFVPQGSTSQGLSVLWFLTAACLFETLMSCYNVPYLSLGMFLGGDHTDRDSATAYRMSVKMAATLLASVMQGQVIAVYNTEKQESCEHLGQAHETQKAFLTSALIMGALFFICSLILFLGVKEQRAPLCSGDPVRPSYLASLKMLMRHIPFQRLVLGFVFTALAFQMSLGNFALFCSHVAELGAQFQHLLLVLLVSASVAVPLWQTVLLRIGKKATAYIGLSLFIPAVIIVACVPSNLPVFMIMCVPMGFSVATMFLLPWSMLPDVVDDFAARHPSCRDLEPMFFSCYAFCSKLAGGLSVGISTMTLQFVGYRAGACNHGDGVVTALIVLFSPVPIALLLIGLVFFRSYPINERRCLQHQEQLTPIHPEATSSSASDPRENAEQPSVLQPHRATSHNNTKTNMLYKSNSSTGRYNHDQICSVASCVNSDVSKRSVGEYSGTDSVVQSSVNPQCHKQRLGSLQHSGEDALGRNAPENEPGNSSSGSHVRSKMTWV, from the exons atGGAAACTCTGTCAGCGAAG GGGTCGGGGGGGATTCCTCTGGCCAGGAAGGTGTGTTATGCTGTGGGTGAGGTCCCGTATCAGATTACGACGGCAGCTTTAAATGTTTCTCTGCAGATCTTTCTTCTGGATGTTGTGCAG ATGGAGGCCTCTTACGTCTCCATGATTCTGTTCGTGAGTCGGGCCTGGGATGCCGTGACCGATCCTCTGGTTGGATATCTGGTGAGCTGCAGTAACTGGACACCCGTCGGAAAACTCACGCCATG GCTGATtctctccactccgtttggcgTCCTGTTCTATCTGCTGCTGTGGTTCGTGCCACAAGGTTCAACGTCTCAGGGCCTCAGCGTGCTGTGGTTCCTCACAGCGGCCTGTCTGTTCGAGACCCTCATGAGT TGCTACAACGTCCCCTACCTCTCGCTCGGCATGTTCCTCGGGGGAgatcacacagacagagacTCTGCCACGGCCTACA GAATGAGTGTGAAGATGGCGGCCACGCTGTTGGCTTCTGTAATGCAGGGTCAAGTTATAGCTGTGTACAACACAGAAAAGCAAGAGAGCTGTGAACATCTGGGCCAGGCTCATGAGACA CAAAAGGCTTTCCTGACCTCAGCTCTGATCATGGGTGCCTTGTTTTTCATCTGCAGCCTGATTCTCTTCCTTGGGGTGAAGGAGCAGCGGG ctcctctctgctctggtgACCCAGTACGACCGTCCTATTTGGCCTCGCTGAAGATGCTGATGCGTCACATTCCTTTCCAACGACTGGTGCTCGGCTTTGTGTTCACTGCGCTTGCTTTTCAG ATGTCCTTGGGTAATTTTGCCCTTTTTTGCAGCCATGTAGCTGAGCTGGGAGCCCAGTTCCAGCACCTCCTACTGGTTCTGCTG GTTTCTGCCTCGGTAGCAGTTCCTCTGTGGCAAACAGTTCTTCTGAGAATAGGAAAAAAGGCCACAGCTTACATCGGTCTATCA ctCTTCATCCCAGCAGTTATTATAGTTGCCTGTGTTCCCAGTAACCTGCCAGTCTTCATGATTATGTGCGTTCCGATGGGATTCAGCGTGGCAACCATGTTCTTGCTACCTTG GTCTATGCTCCCAGATGTGGTGGATGACTTTGCTGCAAGACACCCCTCCTGCAGAGACCTGGAGCCCATGTTTTTCTCTTGTTATGCCTTCTGCAGCAAGCTGGCGGGCGGCCTGTCCGTAGGCATCTCAACCATGACATTACA ATTTGTGGGCTACAGAGCAGGTGCCTGTAACCATGGCGACGGAGTGGTGACGGCTCTGATTGTGCTGTTCTCGCCAGTTCCCATCGCACTTTTGCTGATAGGGCTGGTCTTTTTTCGCTCCTACCCAATCAATGAGAGGCGATGTTTGCAGCATCAGGAACAACTGACCCCAATTCA CCCAGAAGccacatcatcatcagcatcggACCCAAGAGAAAACGCAGAGCAGCCATCAGTTCTGCAGCCCCATAGAGCGACTTCACACAATAACACGAAGACAAACATGTTGTACAAGTCAAATTCCTCAACCGGACGTTACAATCATGATCAAATATGCTCAGTCGCGTCATGTGTCAATTCGGATGTATCAAAGAGGTCCGTTGGAGAATACAGCGGGACGGATTCGGTTGTCCAGTCCAGTGTAAATCCTCAGTGTCATAAGCAGAGACTCGGCTCACTCCAGCACTCGGGAGAAGATGCATTGGGGAGAAATGCTCCTGAGAATGAACCCGGGAATTCCTCCAGCGGGTCACATGTGAGATCCAAAATGACATGGGTATAG
- the LOC117734046 gene encoding syntaphilin, with translation MSLTPSRKPSSSSGQRRRSVGTGGVSGRYSHSDTSSTHTYPGRVRAAEGSPTARTYPSTPRRQAKHTACSDNHGIRPPTPEQYLTPLQQKEVCIRHLRSRLRDNVVSLQHRDCELDELRTQLYRMQEDWIEEECHRVEAQLALKEARKEIQHLQEVVYTVKSNLSAREQNPHDHKPYSGLHGARQGGKSRSCGCSPASTLSRSTTRTRLSSEALQPDQSSRASRPAGQTHLLLDAALLSEQLPPQGHVRGPPTVPRASTYERLCSGGAALPMSHSCHTLSSSSSCKCSGHSYHPHHHLFLHLPQEEAPVTAGTAAADPIPTPAAEKKPEVRSQACSPTMTWLREESSFEELSIISFATADVTPSEPRLFPSSLPAAFPPEHSHSVAPLRADKPEEVPKMPAEPNTCQPPATAPRPERQDTIVVDLEEEDEDDIEGTNEEDGHSPQLCHWSRYFLVDLLALAMPVVPTMAWLCRGASREVLPVYHIGSLLRGCCAVALHSLRRRGRRPTSMNGTTAI, from the exons ATGTCGCTCACTCCGAGCCGAAAGCCCTCCTCATCCTCAGGTCAGCGCAG GCGCTCAGTTGGCACTGGAGGCGTCAGCGGGCGATATTCCCACAGTGATACGTCCAGTACTCACACCTACCCCGGTCGGGTTCGGGCAGCAGAGGGCAGCCCCACAGCTCGGACGTATCCGAGCACACCCAG GCGACAAGCAAAGCACACAGCCTGCAGTGACAACCATGGGATCAGGCCCCCCACCCCGGAGCAGTACCTCACCCCTCTGCAACAGAAGGAGGTGTGTATACGACATCTGCGATCCAGGCTGAGGGACAACGTGGTAAGCCTACAACACAG AGACTGTGAACTAGATGAGTTGAGGACTCAACTGTACAGGATGCAGGAGGACTGGATAGAGGAGGAATGTCACCGCGTGGAGGCCCAGTTGGCGCTGAAAGAGGCCCGCAAGGAGATCCAACACCTTCAGGAGGTGGTTTATACAGTGAAGTCCAACCTGAGTGCCCGCGAACAAAATCCCCATGACCACAAGCCATACTCAGGGCTGCACGGAGCTCGGCAAGGGGGCAAGTCTCGCTCCTGTGGCTGCTCCCCGGCCAGCACTTTGAGCCGCAGCACCACCCGCACCCGCCTCAGCAGCGAGGCCCTGCAGCCGGACCAGTCAAGCAGAGCGTCGCGCCCGGCGGGACAAACCCACCTCCTTCTGGATGCGGCCCTCCTGTCGGAGCAGCTGCCGCCGCAGGGCCACGTACGAGGCCCCCCGACTGTGCCGCGTGCTTCCACCTACGAAAGGCTGTGCAGCGGGGGGGCGGCGTTGCCAATGTCACACTCCTGCCACACActcagtagtagcagcagctgCAAGTGCAGTGGCCACAGCTACCACCCTCACCATCACCTGTTCCTGCATTTACCTCAGGAGGAGGCCCCGGTTACAGCGGGAACTGCCGCCGCCGATCCTATCCCGACTCCTGCAGCAGAGAAGAAACCAGAGGTGCGCTCCCAGGCCTGCAGCCCAACCATGACCTGGCTGCGTGAGGAAAGCAGCTTCGAAGAGCTGAGCATCATTTCTTTCGCCACAGCAGACGTCACCCCCTCAGAACCACGTCTGTTTCCATCGTCTCTACCCGCCGCGTTCCCTCCCGAGCATTCGCACAGTGTGGCGCCGCTACGAGCCGACAAACCAGAGGAGGTACCCAAGATGCCGGCAGAGCCCAACACCTGCCAGCCCCCCGCTACAGCTCCCCGCCCAGAGAGGCAGGACACTATCGTGGTGGacctagaggaggaggatgaggacgacATTGAAGGTACAAATGAAGAAGACGGCCACTCCCCTCAGCTCTGCCACTGGAGCCGCTACTTCCTCGTGGATCTGTTGGCTTTGGCGATGCCGGTGGTCCCGACCATGGCGTGGCTGTGTCGAGGGGCGTCACGGGAGGTCCTGCCGGTGTATCACATCGGCTCCCTGCTGAGAGGCTGCTGTGCCGTAGCCCTGCACTCACTGCGCCGCAGGGGACGCAGGCCCACCAGCATGAATGGGACAACAGCGATCTGA
- the fam110a gene encoding protein FAM110B yields the protein MPLETLQHPVRQTASTAATPPRLRPKGPVGPDFYRQFKAVAGRPKQSAVERLEADKAKYVKSRVALSKPQPIRPPEVCTPLLNPVSALRPTRKTTTQTKTKQEEVQLDMEHLSNLINGVNDGATANSVDSKALDGAAASDGSPRLPTPAGAQQKKERPCPPPRPDWSSPAKVRLKTSGPARVESPGSSGFPAAGTVRRVDVKPQASPVRTPCRPPQYIRQPLQPIPLHPQFPLRPATSHLRLFHTRTTLRPSPLKPVVAPFKPDNPPSCPAETLAPAPPPPSLPAFPPLSPAVTRLSSSSSRKRPSLTRSKSDMSDRCSRAGTELERFFNLCGLDPAELQLTGSSSDIVSMARFRSVSAPGSECAGSGKEDEEEEDEDAGNAAERVPYGVSVIERNARVIKWLYGLRQVKDNASKSTNV from the coding sequence ATGCCTTTGGAGACTCTCCAACACCCAGTGAGACAAACAGCAAGCACTGCTGCTACACCCCCACGCCTGCGGCCCAAGGGGCCAGTGGGGCCAGACTTCTACAGGCAATTCAAGGCAGTGGCAGGCAGACCAAAGCAGAGTGCGGTGGAGAGGCTGGAAGCAGACAAGGCTAAATATGTCAAGAGTCGGGTGGCTCTGTCTAAACCGCAGCCAATCAGGCCTCCTGAGGTGTGCACACCTCTGCTGAACCCCGTCTCCGCTCTGCGGCCCACCAGGAAGACAACCACCCAGACGAAAACGAAGCAGGAAGAAGTTCAGCTCGACATGGAGCATCTGAGTAACCTGATCAATGGTGTAAATGATGGTGCCACTGCCAACTCTGTGGACAGTAAAGCTCTGGATGGTGCTGCCGCGTCAGACGGCTCCCCTCGCCTCCCCACACCTGCAGGGGCACAACAGAAAAAGGAAAGGCCGTGTCCGCCCCCTCGCCCGGACTGGTCCAGTCCAGCTAAGGTGAGATTAAAAACCTCTGGGCCTGCCCGGGTGGAGAGTCCTGGCTCTTCTGGGTTTCCAGCTGCGGGGACCGTACGAAGAGTGGATGTCAAGCCTCAGGCCAGCCCTGTGAGGACGCCCTGCAGACCACCTCAGTACATCCGGCAGCCCCTCCAGCCCATTCCTTTACACCCACAGTTTCCACTCCGCCCAGCTACGTCACACCTGCGTCTCTTCCACACCAGGACGACACTACGCCCTTCCCCTCTGAAACCTGTTGTGGCTCCATTTAAACCTGACAATCCTCCCTCCTGTCCAGCTGAAACCCTCGCCCCTGCTCCACCTCCCCCCAGCCTCCCTGcgttcccccctctctccccggCGGTAACCCGtttgtcctcctccagctccaggaAACGTCCCTCTCTGACCCGGTCTAAGTCCGACATGAGTGACCGGTGCTCTCGAGCCGGCACAGAGCTGGAGCGCTTCTTCAACCTGTGTGGTTTGGACCCTGCAGAGCTGCAGTTGACTGGATCTAGTTCTGACATTGTGTCCATGGCCCGTTTCCGCAGCGTGAGCGCTCCGGGGTCCGAGTGTGCAGGCTCTGgtaaagaagatgaagaggaggaggatgaggatgctGGCAACGCTGCAGAGCGTGTTCCCTACGGTGTTTCTGTCATTGAGAGGAATGCACGAGTAATCAAATGGCTGTATGGACTGCGTCAGGTCAAAGACAATGCAAGTAAGAGCACAAATGTATAA
- the fkbp1aa gene encoding FKBP prolyl isomerase 1Aa, protein MGVDIETITPGDGRTFPKKGQRVVVHYVGTLADGKVFDSSRSRGKPFKFKIGHQEVIRGWEEGVAQMSVGQRAKLVCSPDFAYGSKGHPGIIPPNATLTFDVELISLEA, encoded by the exons ATGGGAGTAGACATTGAGACCATAACTCCGGGCGATG GACGGACATTTCCGAAGAAGGGGCAGCGCGTCGTGGTGCACTATGTCG gcaCACTGGCAGACGGGAAAGTGTTTGATTCTTCGAGGTCCCGAGGGAAGCCGTTCAAATTCAAGATTGGACACCAGGAGGTTATTCGTGGTTGGGAAGAAGGAGTAGCGCAG ATGAGTGTAGGTCAGCGTGCAAAGCTGGTTTGCTCACCAGACTTTGCCTACGGCAGCAAAGGGCACCCGGGGATCATCCCACCAAACGCCACTCTCACCTTCGACGTGGAGCTGATCAGTCTGGAAGCCTGA